From the Candidatus Bathyarchaeota archaeon A05DMB-5 genome, the window TCTAATCCTTCATTAATGGAGTATACGAGAGCCCCAGGTCCAGGGTCCAAATGCAGATTTAAATTGTCACTTATTATGCGTATTCCAGCAGTGCGTCTTTTCTGCGTGATTGTTGCGAATCTTCCGCCTCCAGTTCCAAGAAACACTATTTTGAACGAAGACATGAGTAAATTTATAGCGTTTACGTGATTTTTGCTTTATGCAAGTTTTTGTTAGTGTCTATTAAAAATGTGGGAAATACTTTTAACTAATACTTAGAGGGAATTAGGAAAAGGAGCGGGTTGCTTTGTTTGAGGGGCTGCTGGTTAATGTTATAATTCTCATAGTGTCGTTAGTCACTTTAGACAAAGCCAGCGACTGGACAATCACAAACTCCGCTAGGGTTGCAGAAATAACAGGTATAGGAAAAACAACCGTAGGATTTATACTAGTTGCATTTTCCACGTCTTTACCCGAACTCAGTGTAGCCATTTTTGCTGCAGTATCAGGAGAGAATGTGGGTGTCGCCATAGGAAACGTTTTGGGTTCAAACATCGTAAACATTTGCTTAATACTCGGCATCTGCTTTTTGATTGTGGTTCTTAAATGCCCAGGATACACTTGCATGTATCCCACCATGGCAAAAGAAGAAATAGGAAGCCTATACTTCGGACTTTTTATAGCTTCAGTCATCCCGCTAACTTTGCTTTACATTGGATATGCAAGCCAATACATAGGAATAATTTTACTGACAATTTTTGTTTTCTATCTTTTCCAGCTTTCCAGAGTAAAAAAAGTAAAAGAAGAAAGCTCCCTAGGCTCAGAAAAACAGAAAATAGGCAAATATGCACTTCTGACATTTCTCGGCGCCGCCGGCGTAGTAGCCAGCTCTTACTTCATAGTTGACTCCGCCTCTTACATAGCTCTCAGCGTGGGCGTGCCACGAGTTGTTATCGGCGCTACGGTTGTTGCTTTTGGTACAAGCATACCGGAACTGGCAACCAGCATTGATGCGACAAGAAAAGGACATTTAGACATGGCATTGGGCAACATTGTAGGAAGCTGCTTCATAAACATAACATGCATTCTTGGAGTAACCTTGGCAGCCTCAGCATTAACAGTTAACATGACTGTTTTCTCTAACTTGGTTATGTTCTCGTTAATAACAAACCTTTTCTTATGGTATTTCTTGTCAAGCGAAAAAATAAGCTGGAGAGAGGGCGCAGTTCTACTTTTCATGTACAGCATATTTTTGGCTGTTACAATCGGAGGCTACCGAACCTAAAAATGAAAGTTTTTAAATCAAGCCGAAAAATATCCTATTCGTGTTTAATTGCATTTTAATTCACTACGGAGAACTCGGACTTAAAGGATTGAATAGACCATTCTTTGAGAAAAAGCTAATTGAGAACATAGAAAACGCTTTGAAAAATGTAGAGTATGAAACAATTAGAAAAGTTCAAGGGCGAATAATTCTAGAATTAAACGAAAAATCAAACGTAAAAATAATTGAAGAAACGCTTAAGAAAGTTTTCGGCATAGCATGGTTCGCCCCTTGCAAAACCACAGACGCCTCCAGCATAGACAAAATAAAAGAACTTGTAAGAAACAATTTTTCGATAACTGCAGGCACAAAAACGAGAGTCTCAGCGAACAGAGCAGACAAAACCTTACCCTACACTTCAATGGAAGTTAACCGTGAATTAGGCGCCTATCTCGTGAAACAATTTAAGGCTAAAATCTCCTTGGAAGAACCAGAAACAACCATTTTTGTTGAGATTGTCAGAGGAAAAGCATACATTTTCGACAGGAAAGTTAAGGGACTGTACGGTTTGCCTTCTGGCGTTTCCGGAAAAGTTCTACACTTGTTGTCTGGCGGAATAGACTCGCCAGTAGCAGCATGGCTCCTAATGAAACGTGGATGCACTGTTGACTTTCTACATTTCCACGCTTTTGAACAGTTTGACGAAGCAAAGCTTGCCAAAATTCTGAATTTGGCGAAAGTCTTGACACAGTACAGTTTCAAAACACGCACATTTTTTGTTCCTTTTTATCCCTTCGAAGCCGAAGCCGTAGAGGCACCATCGAGATACAGACTTGTTTTGTTCCGCAGGTTCATGGTTAAAGTTGCAGAAGAAATAGCCAAAAAACACAGCATAAATGCTCTAGGAAGCGGCGAAAACTTGGCACAAGTCTCCTCGCAAACATTAGAAAACATGGCAGTAATCAGCAAAGCAACAAATATACCCATACTTAGACCGCTCTTAACTTACGAGAAAAACGAAATCGTCCAGTTAGCCAAGCAAATTGGTACTTTCGAAATTTCCATCCAGCCCTACAAAGACTGCTGCTCAATTTTCATGGCAAAACACCCCACAACAAAAGCTAACTTAGAAATTGTGGAATCAATCGAAAAAAGACTGAACCTGAAAGACGCTATAGAGGAATGTCTCGAAAAAATCGAAATAATCAACATAGAATACTGACTTCTTTATCAACAATTTTTGCTTTAGCTTTTAATAACAAAACAGACTATTCTATGCACAATTATGTCGTCAGCTGAAACCGCAGTAAAAGTGTTCCGCACTTTAGAAAATGAAGATTTCAGAGTACTGCAAGTCATAGAAGTAGCAATGAGCAAACACGAATTCGTCCCAAAAGAACTAATCGCAAAATTCGCCAAATTCAACCTTGAAGAAACCGACTATCGACTAAAGCGACTCCACAAATTACGTTTAATACGCCAAATGGAGCATACGTAGGCTACACTCTAAATTATGCCGGTTACGACTGCCTAGCAATAAACGCTTTCGTCAAAGCCAACGTGCTTGAAGCCTTCGGAAAACCCTTAGGCGTAGGCAAAGAAGCAGACGTATACGACGCCCTAAACCCAGAAGGAGAAAAAATAGCCGTAAAATTTCACAGACTTGGAAGAATAAGTTTCCGCCAAACAACGCGGAAAAGAACCTACACAACTGAACACGCCAACTGGCTTTTCCAATCAAGACTCGCGGCAGAAAAAGAATTCCAAGCCTTAAAACTCGTTTTTTCTCATAAAGTGGCAGTTCCAGAACCGATAAGTCAAAACCGTCACGCCATAGCCATGGGAATGATTGAAGGAGCAGAACTTGCAGAATGGAAGGAAATTCCAGAACCAGAAAAGATATTGAAACGAATACTGCGTAACATTCGAAAAGCTTACTCGCAAGCCGGCGTAATCCACGCTGACCTAAGCGAATACAACATCATACTGAAGCCGAACATGCAAATACTCATAATTGACTGGCCACAATACGTCACAAGCAAACACCCAAACGCCCAACAACTACTAACCCGAGACGTAACGAACGTTCTGCAGTATTTCAAACGCAAATTCATGTTGAAAATCACGCTTAAAGAAACTCTGGAATACGTGACAGGAAAACGAAAACTAACCGCTTTCTAATGCACATCCAACATTATATAAAGTATGTTGTTCCCACGCAACAAAAGATTTCCATAGTTAGCAATGAGCTGATCATCCTTGCTCTCGGCTGCGCCTTCCAAAAGAATATTCATGTGCCCATCACATTTGATCATTTTTCCCTTGTATTCGCAACCGTTCTTCAGCACAACTGCAATGTAAGCGTTCAGTTGCTTAACCAACACGTTCAGCGGTTTTTTGCTGGGTTCCATGCAAGCACCTTAACAGACTAATTATTTACTCATATCCAAATCCCTCAGATATAAAAGTTTTATGAAAAACCAATTCCAAATTTGAAGGCAATTTAGTCATACGCGAAGATTTTTCAGTTTTTTCAAAAAATAAATCAAGTTTTCATGATTGAATAAGAAAGAAGATTTATACCCTAAAGAATTAAAGTTTAGAAAGTTCCTATTCGTAATCGGAGATAATTATTATGCATAAAGTGCAAGTTGACGGGGAAACATTAACAATTGAGGATATCGTCAAGGTTGCACGAGAAAACGCCAAAGTAGTAATTCTAGAAGAAACGAAAAAGCGAGTAAAGAAAAGCCGCATGGTTCTGGAAAAACTGGTCAAAGAAAAACGCGTCATCTACGGCGTGAACACAGGTTTTGGAGCATTAAGCAACATAACAATTCAACCAGACAACATAAAACAGTTACAAATTAACCTCATCAGAAGCCACGCATCTGGCGTGGGAAAACCTTTAAGCACCGATGTGGTGCGCGCTTTAATGCTCTTACGTGCAAACACCTTAGCTAAGGGGCACTCAGGCGTGCGCCTAGAAACTTTAGAAACGCTTGTTGAAATGCTTAACAAAGGTGTGCATCCTATAGTTCCAGCTAAAGGTTCAGTTGGCGCCAGCGGCGACCTCGCGCCTTTATCCCACATGATTCTTGTGCTCATAGGCGAAGGAAAAGCCGAATACCAGGGCAAAACATTAAGCGGAAAAGAAGCTATGCAAAGGGCTGGAATAAAGCCAGTCCAGCTTGATTTCAAGGAAGGAATAGCGCTTAACAATGGCACACAATTGATGACAGCCATTGCAGCATTAATAGTTCACGATGCTGAAAACTTAATTAAAACAGCGGAAGTTGCAACCGCCTTATCGCTTGAGGCTTTGCTTGGAGTCTCAGACGCTTTTGACGAAAAAATCCATAATGTCAGACTGCACATCGGCCAAATGTTGACGGCAAAAAACATTAGAAAGCTAATTGCTGAAAGTCAGCTTGTCCAAACAGGAAACGAAGCAATGCAAAAGAGGCAGCGTCCCCATGACCCTTACAGTTTAAGGTGTGCACCACAAGTTTTGGGCGCCGCAAGAGACGCAATAGCCTATGCAAAAAAGATTGTGGAAACCGAAATTAACTCTGCAACAGACAACCCTCTAATCTTTCCCAAAGAAAAAGCTTGTCTCTCAGGCGGAAACTTTCATGGACAACCAGTATCCCTTGCAATGGACTTGCTTGGAATAGCATTAGCAATGGTTGGCAATATTTCTGAAAGAAGAATTGCAAGGCTACTTGACGACAAATTGAACAATGGTTTACCGGCTTTCTTAATCGCACCAGAAGCAAAAGCAGGCGTGAATAGCGGTTTTATGACTTTGCAGTACACTGCTGCAGCTTTAGCCTCGGAAAACAAGATTCTAGCGCATCCCGCCTGTGTAGATTCTATTCCAACGTCGGCGAATTATGAAGATTTTGTTAGTATGGGAGTAATAGCAGCAGAAAAAGCCATGCAGATTTTGGAAAACACAGAATACATTATAGCCATAGAACTATTATGCGCGGCTCAAGCAGCAGATTTTCGTGGACCAGAAAAACTCGGAAAAGGAACCAAGAAAGCATACGGTCTCATAAGAGAGAGCGTGCCAATGCTCAAACAAGACAAAGTGTTAAGCGAAGACATAGAAAAAATAAAACAGTTACTCAAAGAAACCAAATTTTAGCGAAAAAGAGACTTGGTCGGGCGGGCGGGATTTGAACCTGCGACACTCCGGTTTCTGTATGCTTGATAGGCTGGATGACACCCACCTTAAGTAGGCATCTACAGCGTCTCCGCCTGCTACACGTGTTAGCAAGCTCGGAAGCTCTACCAAGCTGAGCTACCGCCCGACCGAAATTTTAAGATGCAAATAAAGAGATTTATGCATTTCGTAGTCTGTGTAAAGCTTGCAAACCTTTATTATTGTCATCGTTGACTCTCACAGCAGCATTGTTGGGTTAAAATCTTATATACTCATTAAATTGACCTATATATCTGCGGTGAAATTATGAGAGAAAAAGCCCTGCAATGGATGCTCCTTTTGGATTAAACATAGGCGGTGTTAATCTCTCTACGGGTTTATACACTATTGACAGTCTTTTAGAGGGAAACATTTACAAGTTTGTGGAAAGTCTCCGGTATCTTTTTCTACCTTCATTAACCCTGGGTTTGGTGCTTTCGGGAGTTTTCATTAGGTTAACAAGAAGTAACATGCTAGAAACCTTGCGGCTTGACTTTGTAACAGCTGCAAGAGCAAGAGGGCTAAAAGAAAGGGTCGTAACCTACGGCTATGCTTTAAGAAACGCTTTTCTTCCCGTGCTGACCATGATGGGACTACAATTTGCAACGCTCCTCGGCGGAGCAATATTAACGGAAACCACTTTCTCTTGGCCTGGCCTTGGCAGATACATCGTTGACCGAATAAACTTCCGCGATTACACAGCCATTCAAGGCGCAGTTGTTGTTTTTGGAATTTTCGTCTCCATAGTCAGTTTGGTTGTTGATTTGCTTTATGCTTACCTTGACCCTCGAATACGCCTTTGAGGTGCAGAAATGAAAACGCCTGAAATTAAGAAAAGCATGCTTTCAAGAGTAATTCCAGGCTTAACTTCACTAAGTAAGAGGGGCTTAGCTGGGTGGCTTGTACTTTTTGGTGCAATCATAGTTACATCTATCATTGTGATGACGCTCATTGCCCCTTGGGTAAGACCTCACGATCCTTCTGCTATTGAGGTTGGTCCGCCTTTGTCTCCGCCTAGCTCGCAGTTTCCTTTTGGAACTACTGACATGGGAGGAGACATGCTCAGCAGAGTCATTTCAGGTGGTGGAATAATGCTTCAAGTTGCTGTATTGTCTGTGATTATCTGTTTGGCGGCTGGTGCTCCGCTTGGTCTGTTTTCATCGTACGTTGGAGGTATAACAGACCGTGTCTTCTGCCTTGTAATGGATAGTGTTTATGCGTTTCCAAGCTTGGTTTTGGCTATTGCGATAGCGGCGATGCTGGGAAAGGGTGTTGTTAACATGGCTCTTTCAATAGCCGTGGTTTATGTCCCTTCTTATTTCAGAGTTATTCGAAGTCAGGTGCTCAGTATAAAGGAAATGCCCTATGTAGAAGCAGCAAGGGCGGCTGGAGCTAAAAGTGGCACTGTATTGTTTCGTTACATTCTTCCAAATGTTGTTCCATCCATAGTTGTGATTTTGACAGTAAATTTTGCAGACGCCATTCTAACGGCTGCTGGACTAACCTTCATAGGTTTAGGCGTTCCCGTAGATGTTCCAGACTGGGGATGGGACTTAACAAATGGACGAAGACTTCTGAATAGCGGTGCATGGTGGGTGATAACATTTCCGGGTTTAATGATAATTCTTTTGGCTTTAGGCTTCACGTTCATGGGAGAAGGACTTAGTGAGCTTTTGAATCCGAGACTTGAAGATTAGGGTGAGAACGGTGGCTCAAGAATTGTTGAACGTGGACGCATTAACCGTGGAATACTGGGCTAAGCGGGGAAGAATACGCGCGGTAGAGGATGTTTCTTTTTCGGTAGGAAAAGCGGAAACACTAGGCGTGGTAGGCGAGTCGGGATGTGGAAAATCCACGTTAAGTTTATCTTTGGGCTTGCTGGTTCCCTACCCGGGTAGAATAACAAAAGGGCG encodes:
- a CDS encoding serine/threonine protein kinase gives rise to the protein MLEAFGKPLGVGKEADVYDALNPEGEKIAVKFHRLGRISFRQTTRKRTYTTEHANWLFQSRLAAEKEFQALKLVFSHKVAVPEPISQNRHAIAMGMIEGAELAEWKEIPEPEKILKRILRNIRKAYSQAGVIHADLSEYNIILKPNMQILIIDWPQYVTSKHPNAQQLLTRDVTNVLQYFKRKFMLKITLKETLEYVTGKRKLTAF
- a CDS encoding sodium:calcium antiporter — translated: MFEGLLVNVIILIVSLVTLDKASDWTITNSARVAEITGIGKTTVGFILVAFSTSLPELSVAIFAAVSGENVGVAIGNVLGSNIVNICLILGICFLIVVLKCPGYTCMYPTMAKEEIGSLYFGLFIASVIPLTLLYIGYASQYIGIILLTIFVFYLFQLSRVKKVKEESSLGSEKQKIGKYALLTFLGAAGVVASSYFIVDSASYIALSVGVPRVVIGATVVAFGTSIPELATSIDATRKGHLDMALGNIVGSCFINITCILGVTLAASALTVNMTVFSNLVMFSLITNLFLWYFLSSEKISWREGAVLLFMYSIFLAVTIGGYRT
- a CDS encoding ribonucleoprotein, translating into MEPSKKPLNVLVKQLNAYIAVVLKNGCEYKGKMIKCDGHMNILLEGAAESKDDQLIANYGNLLLRGNNILYIMLDVH
- a CDS encoding ABC transporter permease; protein product: MLSRVIPGLTSLSKRGLAGWLVLFGAIIVTSIIVMTLIAPWVRPHDPSAIEVGPPLSPPSSQFPFGTTDMGGDMLSRVISGGGIMLQVAVLSVIICLAAGAPLGLFSSYVGGITDRVFCLVMDSVYAFPSLVLAIAIAAMLGKGVVNMALSIAVVYVPSYFRVIRSQVLSIKEMPYVEAARAAGAKSGTVLFRYILPNVVPSIVVILTVNFADAILTAAGLTFIGLGVPVDVPDWGWDLTNGRRLLNSGAWWVITFPGLMIILLALGFTFMGEGLSELLNPRLED
- a CDS encoding ABC transporter permease, with the protein product MDAPFGLNIGGVNLSTGLYTIDSLLEGNIYKFVESLRYLFLPSLTLGLVLSGVFIRLTRSNMLETLRLDFVTAARARGLKERVVTYGYALRNAFLPVLTMMGLQFATLLGGAILTETTFSWPGLGRYIVDRINFRDYTAIQGAVVVFGIFVSIVSLVVDLLYAYLDPRIRL
- the hutH gene encoding histidine ammonia-lyase; this translates as MQVDGETLTIEDIVKVARENAKVVILEETKKRVKKSRMVLEKLVKEKRVIYGVNTGFGALSNITIQPDNIKQLQINLIRSHASGVGKPLSTDVVRALMLLRANTLAKGHSGVRLETLETLVEMLNKGVHPIVPAKGSVGASGDLAPLSHMILVLIGEGKAEYQGKTLSGKEAMQRAGIKPVQLDFKEGIALNNGTQLMTAIAALIVHDAENLIKTAEVATALSLEALLGVSDAFDEKIHNVRLHIGQMLTAKNIRKLIAESQLVQTGNEAMQKRQRPHDPYSLRCAPQVLGAARDAIAYAKKIVETEINSATDNPLIFPKEKACLSGGNFHGQPVSLAMDLLGIALAMVGNISERRIARLLDDKLNNGLPAFLIAPEAKAGVNSGFMTLQYTAAALASENKILAHPACVDSIPTSANYEDFVSMGVIAAEKAMQILENTEYIIAIELLCAAQAADFRGPEKLGKGTKKAYGLIRESVPMLKQDKVLSEDIEKIKQLLKETKF
- the thiI gene encoding tRNA 4-thiouridine(8) synthase ThiI; translation: MFNCILIHYGELGLKGLNRPFFEKKLIENIENALKNVEYETIRKVQGRIILELNEKSNVKIIEETLKKVFGIAWFAPCKTTDASSIDKIKELVRNNFSITAGTKTRVSANRADKTLPYTSMEVNRELGAYLVKQFKAKISLEEPETTIFVEIVRGKAYIFDRKVKGLYGLPSGVSGKVLHLLSGGIDSPVAAWLLMKRGCTVDFLHFHAFEQFDEAKLAKILNLAKVLTQYSFKTRTFFVPFYPFEAEAVEAPSRYRLVLFRRFMVKVAEEIAKKHSINALGSGENLAQVSSQTLENMAVISKATNIPILRPLLTYEKNEIVQLAKQIGTFEISIQPYKDCCSIFMAKHPTTKANLEIVESIEKRLNLKDAIEECLEKIEIINIEY